A stretch of Candidatus Dormiibacterota bacterium DNA encodes these proteins:
- a CDS encoding SpoIIE family protein phosphatase: MDFLTVITPEGSSVRRDIDADNLRIGRASGNDLVLKDLNVSRTHAAIVRQADGVFVLDAGGKNGTFVNDRRIGEPTRLSPGDRVRLGSTLLIFNGATIPSVEFSDRPLLQGAGTTYFSPTGLRTPELHDVPLILEAKTPFPPPADRASAASIAAIIQEANEQLVFHRPLPEILETIMDLARRAVPFERGLLMLRAGETLLAQVIRVPPDEAGSTISISKTIADRVMRKQESILTSDALIDDRFRLGHSVEAQQLRSVMCVPLWNNRDVIGLIYVDNRHRAALFSEESLRLLTYLANVAAVKIENARLFEQVVAKERMEQELQKAREIQEHLLPAQGPPIPGYEVYGHSAPCQAVGGDYFDYVELPGGHYGIGLGDVAGKGLSAALLMASFQASLHALCEMGLSPDETITRLNRHLNRRIPQNRFVTFFYGVLDPERHTLTYVNAGQNPPCRVRAGAEVERLTATGPPLGMLAGAAFRAHSLEILPGDVVLCFSDGATEGRSASDEEFGEARLIEIARQDPSATPEDIVHRAAAAVESHCAASPRQDDITLVVLKRSA; encoded by the coding sequence ATGGACTTCCTGACGGTCATTACGCCCGAGGGGTCGAGTGTCCGCCGCGACATCGACGCCGACAACCTGCGCATCGGGCGCGCCTCGGGGAACGATCTGGTCCTCAAGGACCTGAACGTCTCCCGCACCCACGCCGCCATCGTCAGGCAGGCCGACGGCGTGTTCGTCCTCGATGCCGGGGGGAAGAACGGCACATTCGTCAACGACCGGCGCATCGGAGAGCCGACCCGCCTCAGCCCGGGTGACCGGGTCCGCCTGGGATCGACCCTCCTGATCTTCAACGGCGCCACGATCCCGAGCGTCGAGTTCAGCGACCGGCCCCTCCTGCAGGGCGCCGGCACGACCTACTTCTCGCCGACCGGGCTGCGGACGCCCGAGCTGCACGACGTCCCGCTGATCCTAGAGGCGAAGACGCCGTTCCCGCCCCCCGCGGACCGCGCCTCCGCCGCCTCCATCGCCGCCATCATCCAGGAGGCCAACGAGCAGCTGGTCTTCCATCGTCCGCTCCCCGAGATCCTGGAGACCATCATGGATCTCGCCCGGCGGGCCGTGCCGTTCGAGCGCGGACTTCTCATGCTGCGCGCGGGTGAGACCCTCCTGGCCCAGGTCATACGGGTCCCGCCCGACGAGGCCGGCTCCACCATCTCGATCAGCAAGACCATCGCGGACCGCGTGATGCGGAAGCAGGAATCGATCCTGACGAGCGACGCCCTGATCGATGACCGCTTCCGCCTGGGACACAGCGTCGAGGCGCAGCAGCTCCGGTCGGTCATGTGCGTCCCCCTGTGGAACAACCGCGATGTGATCGGACTGATCTACGTCGACAACCGCCACAGGGCCGCGTTGTTCAGCGAGGAGAGCCTGCGTCTCCTGACCTACCTGGCCAATGTCGCGGCCGTGAAGATCGAGAACGCCCGGCTGTTCGAGCAGGTCGTGGCCAAGGAGCGGATGGAGCAGGAGCTGCAGAAAGCGCGCGAGATCCAGGAACATCTGCTGCCGGCCCAGGGGCCGCCGATCCCGGGATACGAGGTGTACGGACACAGCGCCCCCTGCCAGGCGGTCGGCGGCGACTATTTCGATTACGTGGAGCTTCCGGGCGGGCATTACGGCATCGGGCTGGGGGACGTGGCCGGCAAGGGGTTGTCCGCCGCGCTCCTGATGGCCTCGTTCCAGGCGAGTCTGCATGCCCTGTGCGAGATGGGGCTGTCGCCGGACGAGACGATCACCCGGCTCAACCGGCACCTGAACCGGCGCATTCCCCAGAACCGCTTCGTCACCTTCTTCTACGGAGTCCTGGATCCGGAGCGCCACACCCTGACGTATGTCAACGCCGGGCAGAACCCGCCGTGCCGGGTGCGCGCCGGGGCGGAGGTCGAGCGGCTGACGGCGACCGGTCCGCCCCTGGGGATGCTCGCCGGCGCCGCCTTCCGCGCCCACAGCCTGGAGATCCTCCCAGGCGACGTCGTGCTCTGCTTCAGCGACGGCGCGACCGAAGGACGAAGCGCTTCGGACGAGGAGTTCGGCGAAGCGCGCCTCATCGAAATCGCGCGGCAGGATCCCTCGGCGACTCCCG